GAGTGGGAGAAGACCAGCATCCGTTATTCCACAAAGCCCACTGAGATCTAATTGATGCAGCTTGGGGCAGAGCTTACCGACCATAGCTAAGCTAGTGCTCCCGAATCCTGGACAGCTTCGGATAGACAAGGACCGAAGAGATTCACATGGAGACAACATGGAAGTTTGTAGAGCTAGATCCTTGATTCCCATGCACTTCACTAGGGAAAGAGACCTTAACTTCCTGCAGTTTGAAACTGCATTAAGAATACCTATTTGGGTAATTCTGTTGCACTCCTCCAAGATTAAACTCTCAAGAGATCCAGCCTCTATAGCGAAAGCAACAAGTCCACCGTCAGAAACAAAGCAACACTTGCGAATGCACATATGTTTGAGATTTGGGCAACCCTTTCCCACTGCTTCAACACCAACATCCGTGGCTCCCTGGCATAAGGTGATTGTCAAAGAAACCAGAGACTGGAGACCTTGAGCATTACCCATGACCCAAAATCCCTTCTGACTCACATTTCTAAGTGAACTAAGATTAAGATTGGTAATCAGCTTGCCGTAGTGACCAATGACAGCAAGCGAGAAATCCGTGATGTTCAGACCGTGTAGTTTCACTTTTGTCAACATAGAAGCACCTGATGACAGAAGACTAGTAACTCCCTGATCTCCAACAAGTGGACAGTCCTTAATCGTAAGAGACTGTAGTTTGGTGCACCATTTTCCAATAGCTTGCAAGCCTTCGTTTCCAATCTTTGGACAGGATTCAATTGTCAACGAAGTCAAGCCCGGGCAATTCTCAGCTATTGCGACAAGACCCTTGTTGGAGATTGAACGACAGTGGCTTAGATCTAGCTTTTCTAATGAACGGCATTCCCTTGCAACCTCCAAGAGACCTTCATCCCCAATAGAAGGAACATTCCACAATGATAGGACCCTCAGAGAAGGGCACCCATGTGCAATAGCAGATAGACCAACATTAGTAATACCACGAGCTGAGTTACTCCCTCGGATAGAAAGCTTTCCTAATCCCCCCCG
This sequence is a window from Solanum dulcamara chromosome 10, daSolDulc1.2, whole genome shotgun sequence. Protein-coding genes within it:
- the LOC129870111 gene encoding EIN3-binding F-box protein 1-like, translated to MPTLVNYSGDDEFYSGGSFCSADLGLMLSLGHAEVYCPPRKRARISGPFVVEDRSKVPSLEVLPDECLFEILRRLPGGRERGAAACVSKRWLMLLSSMRNSEICRSKSYNNLNDTVMISKDEDLEVECDGYLTRCVEGKKATDVRLAAIAVGTSTRGGLGKLSIRGSNSARGITNVGLSAIAHGCPSLRVLSLWNVPSIGDEGLLEVARECRSLEKLDLSHCRSISNKGLVAIAENCPGLTSLTIESCPKIGNEGLQAIGKWCTKLQSLTIKDCPLVGDQGVTSLLSSGASMLTKVKLHGLNITDFSLAVIGHYGKLITNLNLSSLRNVSQKGFWVMGNAQGLQSLVSLTITLCQGATDVGVEAVGKGCPNLKHMCIRKCCFVSDGGLVAFAIEAGSLESLILEECNRITQIGILNAVSNCRKLRSLSLVKCMGIKDLALQTSMLSPCESLRSLSIRSCPGFGSTSLAMVGKLCPKLHQLDLSGLCGITDAGLLPLLENCEGLVKVNLSDCLNLTDQVVLSLATRHGETLELLNLDGCRKVTDASLVAIADNCPLLNDLDVSKCVITDSGVAALSRGVQVNLQILSLSGCSMVSNKSVPSLKKLGENLLGLNLQHCSVSCSSVELLVEDLWRCDILS